The following are from one region of the Halomonas qaidamensis genome:
- a CDS encoding universal stress protein: MKIMIAYDGSRNAKLALAQIVNMFRCNQPLLVLVGVVENPLDATDNNETLFQQERDELKQHLQEGVTFATGEGFEAELLLAEGDARKMLLQATQKLSPDLLVIARHSHQPDGGIIAKSLTYFVDELDYMTFGSVSSFLARRAECPLLILPSP; encoded by the coding sequence ATGAAAATCATGATCGCCTACGACGGTTCGCGAAACGCTAAGCTGGCGCTTGCTCAAATCGTCAATATGTTCCGCTGTAACCAACCCCTGCTGGTACTCGTCGGTGTCGTTGAGAACCCTCTCGACGCTACCGACAACAACGAAACGCTCTTTCAACAAGAGCGTGACGAGCTTAAACAGCACCTTCAAGAAGGCGTGACATTCGCTACCGGCGAGGGTTTCGAAGCAGAGCTGCTGCTAGCCGAGGGAGATGCCCGCAAGATGCTGCTGCAAGCAACTCAGAAACTCTCGCCAGACCTGCTGGTGATCGCCCGTCATAGCCATCAACCAGACGGTGGCATCATCGCCAAGTCGTTGACGTATTTTGTCGATGAACTCGACTACATGACGTTCGGCAGTGTCAGCTCGTTCCTGGCTCGACGCGCCGAATGTCCTTTATTGATCCTGCCCAGTCCTTGA